The following proteins are encoded in a genomic region of Triticum dicoccoides isolate Atlit2015 ecotype Zavitan chromosome 1B, WEW_v2.0, whole genome shotgun sequence:
- the LOC119331134 gene encoding MOB kinase activator-like 1A isoform X2 — MSLFGLGSKNQRTFRPKKNAPSGNKGVQLKKHIDATLGNGNLRDAVRLPPGEDLNEWLAVNTVDFFNQVNILYGTLMEFCTPSTCPTMTAGSKFEYRWADGVQIKKPIEVSAPKYVEYLMDWIEVQLDDESIFPQKLGTPFPQNFRDVVKTIFKRLFRVYAHIYHTHFQKIVSLKEEAHLNTCFKHFTLFTCEFKLIDKAELAPLIDLIESIVTVC, encoded by the exons GAACCAAAGGACATTTAGGCCCAAGAAGAATGCACCATCTGGTAATAAG GGCGTacagttgaagaaacacattgatgCGACATTAGGAAATGGTAATTTGAGAGATGCTGTACGGTTGCCTCCTGGAGAGGATCTCAATGAATGGCTAGCTGTTAATA CTGTTGATTTCTTCAATCAGGTGAACATACTATATGGCACTCTAATGGAGTTCTGCACGCCTTCCACATGCCCAACGATGACTGCCGGATCGAA GTTTGAGTATAGATGGGCCGACGGAGTGCAGATCAAGAAACCTATTGAGGTTTCGGCACCAAAATATGTGGAGTATTTGATGGACTGGATTGAGGTCCAGCTTGATGATGAGTCCATATTCCCTCAAAAACTTG GAACACCTTTCCCACAAAATTTTCGAGATGTTGTGAAGACAATATTCAAGCGCCTTTTTCGTGTTTACGCTCATATTTACCACACTCATTTTCAGAAAATTGTGAGCCTCAAGGAAGAAGCCCATCTTAACACATGCTTCAAGCATTTTACATTGTTCACCTGC GAGTTCAAATTGATCGACAAGGCTGAACTTGCACCACTTATTGATCTTATTGAATCGATCGTGACCGTTTGCTAA
- the LOC119331134 gene encoding MOB kinase activator-like 1A isoform X1, giving the protein MSLFGLGSNRNQRTFRPKKNAPSGNKGVQLKKHIDATLGNGNLRDAVRLPPGEDLNEWLAVNTVDFFNQVNILYGTLMEFCTPSTCPTMTAGSKFEYRWADGVQIKKPIEVSAPKYVEYLMDWIEVQLDDESIFPQKLGTPFPQNFRDVVKTIFKRLFRVYAHIYHTHFQKIVSLKEEAHLNTCFKHFTLFTCEFKLIDKAELAPLIDLIESIVTVC; this is encoded by the exons CAGGAACCAAAGGACATTTAGGCCCAAGAAGAATGCACCATCTGGTAATAAG GGCGTacagttgaagaaacacattgatgCGACATTAGGAAATGGTAATTTGAGAGATGCTGTACGGTTGCCTCCTGGAGAGGATCTCAATGAATGGCTAGCTGTTAATA CTGTTGATTTCTTCAATCAGGTGAACATACTATATGGCACTCTAATGGAGTTCTGCACGCCTTCCACATGCCCAACGATGACTGCCGGATCGAA GTTTGAGTATAGATGGGCCGACGGAGTGCAGATCAAGAAACCTATTGAGGTTTCGGCACCAAAATATGTGGAGTATTTGATGGACTGGATTGAGGTCCAGCTTGATGATGAGTCCATATTCCCTCAAAAACTTG GAACACCTTTCCCACAAAATTTTCGAGATGTTGTGAAGACAATATTCAAGCGCCTTTTTCGTGTTTACGCTCATATTTACCACACTCATTTTCAGAAAATTGTGAGCCTCAAGGAAGAAGCCCATCTTAACACATGCTTCAAGCATTTTACATTGTTCACCTGC GAGTTCAAATTGATCGACAAGGCTGAACTTGCACCACTTATTGATCTTATTGAATCGATCGTGACCGTTTGCTAA